In Hyalangium gracile, the genomic window CCGCCGCGCCACCGCCCGCCGCGCCTCCCGCCTTCTGCGCCTCGCCGCCGCCTCCCAGGGCGAGCTGCGCCATGCCGGCCGCGATGCTGCCCGCGTCCGCCGCGCCCGCCGCGTTGGACAGCTTCCCCGCGGCCTGCCCGAGCTGGGCAATCTTCGGGTTGCCGCCAGCGAACATCGCCGCCGCGGGCCCCGCGAACTGGGCCGCCTCCCCGAGCGCCTGCCGCGCGCCCTGGAGCGCCGGCATGATGGGGCCCAGCAGCACCGCCTCGGCCCGGCTGGCCGCCGCCGCGGCAGCGCCCACCGCCGCGTTCACCGCCGCCTCCTTGATGGTCTCCAGCACCGCCGCCGCCGGGCTGCCCACCATGGTCATCTCCATGCCGCCCACGGTGAGGCTGAAGTCTCCGGCGATCTCCTCCGTGGCGCTGCCCGACACCTTCACCTCTCGCATCGCCCCCACGGAGAGCGAGCTGTCCCCGCCCACGCTGAGGCTCTGGTTGGACTCGACGGCGACCTTCTCGCTGGAGCCCACGCTGGCCTCGCGCTTGCCGTTCACGGTGTGCGAGACGTTGTGGCCCACGTTGAGCAGCTTGTTGTTCGCCGCCTTCACGAGGATGTCGTGCTGGCTGTGGACGGTGACGCTCTCGGCGCCCGCGGTGTCGTCGAAGATGACCTCGTTCACGCCCCCGCCGCCCGGCGAGGAGAGGGAGCTGTGCCCCGTCTGCGCCTTGCCCGCGGGCAGCTCCGCCGGAGGGGTGAAGAAGGGGTTCCACACCTTGCCCAGGCACACCGGCCGGTCCGGGTCTCCGTCCTCGAACTCGACCAGCACCTCCCAGCCGATGCGGGGGATCATCATCGAGCCGGTGGTGTGGGCCTGGACCACGCGCACCCAGCACGAGGTGCGCTCGTCGAGCTGGCCCTCCAGGTCCCACGGGAACTGGAGCTTCACCCGCCCGTGCTTGTCACAGTGGATCTCCTCACCCGCCGGCCCCGTCACCCGCGCTGTCTGCACGCCCCACACGCGCGGCTTGGGTGTGCGCCGGGCCGGGCGGAACGCCTGCTCGGAGGGGATGGCCTCGAAGTCCACCTGGTAGAGCCAGGCGCCGGACTCCACCAGGGGCCGGTGCTGCTCCATCTCCTCCTCCAGCCTGAGGTGGAAGCGGACGGCGGTGAGGAAGTACTCGCCGCTGGAGACGGGATGCTCCACGAGCTGGAAGCGGCGCCCCGGCTCCGCGAAGAGCGCGTCCGTGCGGCCCCGCACCGTCACCCGGGGCGTGCGCAGCTCGTCCAGCCGCACCTGGGCGCGGCGCTTGCCTTCGGCGTTGGCCCGGTAGCCTCCAGGGTACTCGTACCACTCGCGCGTCATCGCCTCCTGAGCCTCGGCGCTCACCAGCAGCGAGGAGCTCGGGCGCAGCATGTCGTAGTCGTTGACGGTGGCCTTCGCCGGCCGCAGCCGCGTCTCCGCCTGGAAGTCCCACACCCGGGGCACCGCCCCGTCGTGCTGAGGGAAGAACGTGAACTCCAGCTCCTCCGGCGCCAGCGAGTCCACCCCGCTGCTCTGGTCCTCGAAACGCATCCGCGTCTCGTCCGGCGTGTGGCTGAAGGCGAAGAAGATGCCCTCGTCCTCCAGCAGCCGGCTGAGGAAGTCCCAGTCCGTCTCCCCGTACTGCACGCAGTACTCCCGCTTCGGGTACGAGCCGGTCAGCCCCTTCCAGTCGAACTGCTTCTCCTCCAGCCCCGCGTCCTTGCAGAGCTGCTGGACGATCTGCTGCGTCGTCTTCTCCTGGAAGATGCGGAACCCGGAGCGGTTGGACAGGACCAGGTACGGCTCGGGAGCGACGACGACGCGGTAGCGGGTGCGCGTCTCCTCCCCGGGCTCGCCCCGGGACGCCGCCAGCGACAGCTCCTCCACCACGCCGCCCACGCTGCGCGCTCCGCCTCCGGGGGACTCCAGGAGCAGGTACACCCGAGCGCCCGGCATGGAGTCCACGTCCACGTCCTGCCCGGAGAAGTCCACCTCATATCGGTAGGGCCGGGAGACCTCTTCCCTGCCGCGCACCGCGTGCACGGTGAGCGCGCCGTCAT contains:
- a CDS encoding type VI secretion system Vgr family protein produces the protein MADDQRLRATLLLSGHDGALTVHAVRGREEVSRPYRYEVDFSGQDVDVDSMPGARVYLLLESPGGGARSVGGVVEELSLAASRGEPGEETRTRYRVVVAPEPYLVLSNRSGFRIFQEKTTQQIVQQLCKDAGLEEKQFDWKGLTGSYPKREYCVQYGETDWDFLSRLLEDEGIFFAFSHTPDETRMRFEDQSSGVDSLAPEELEFTFFPQHDGAVPRVWDFQAETRLRPAKATVNDYDMLRPSSSLLVSAEAQEAMTREWYEYPGGYRANAEGKRRAQVRLDELRTPRVTVRGRTDALFAEPGRRFQLVEHPVSSGEYFLTAVRFHLRLEEEMEQHRPLVESGAWLYQVDFEAIPSEQAFRPARRTPKPRVWGVQTARVTGPAGEEIHCDKHGRVKLQFPWDLEGQLDERTSCWVRVVQAHTTGSMMIPRIGWEVLVEFEDGDPDRPVCLGKVWNPFFTPPAELPAGKAQTGHSSLSSPGGGGVNEVIFDDTAGAESVTVHSQHDILVKAANNKLLNVGHNVSHTVNGKREASVGSSEKVAVESNQSLSVGGDSSLSVGAMREVKVSGSATEEIAGDFSLTVGGMEMTMVGSPAAAVLETIKEAAVNAAVGAAAAAASRAEAVLLGPIMPALQGARQALGEAAQFAGPAAAMFAGGNPKIAQLGQAAGKLSNAAGAADAGSIAAGMAQLALGGGGEAQKAGGAAGGGAAGGGGGGDAAPEGAAGATGGGSGTWDTVVNGSVTETVGGLAAFNSLKGVSFAVGGAATETVGAARVELIGGGKAETTGAAKAETVGIYMVDAKESLAVDAKAAIALNIAGAQKQNISGSHSLSAGGPVLVTAPQLKLKGSGTITLTCGPSKVVVKSAGIFVEGAASVTIEGSQVELNESALGT